GGTCTGTTGCACATCACCGACATGAGCTGGGAACGTATCCAACACCCAAGCGAAATGGTCGCCATCGATCAAGAGATCGACGTCAAGGTGTTGCACATCGACCGCGAAAAGCAAAAGATCGCTTTGGGTCTGAAGCAAAAAGAACGCAACCCGTGGGAAAGCATCGGCGAGCGTTACGAAGTCGGTTCGACGCACACTGGCGAAGTCGTCAACGTGATGAGCTACGGTGCGTTCGTCAAGCTGGAAGCCGGTATCGAAGGCCTGGTTCACATCAGCGAAATGAGCTGGACCAAGCGCGTCAACCATCCATCGGAATTGGTTTCGATCGGCGACCAGGTGGAAGTCAAGATCTTGGGTGTCGATGTCGAAGGCCAACAATTGAGCCTGGGCATGAAGCAGACTCAAGACAATCCTTGGGATGTTGTCATGGACAAGTATCCCGAGGGTGCCGACGTCACCGGCAAGATCCGCAACCTCACCAACTACGGTGCCTTCGTCGAACTCGAAGAAGGTATCGACGGTCTGTTGCACGTTTCGGATATGTCTTGGACCCGCAAGATCAGCCACCCGAGCGAAGTCTTGGAGAAGGGACAAGAGATCAACTGCAAGGTCTTGAGCGTCGATCAAAGTCGCCGCCGGATCGCGTTGGGTCTGAAGCAGATGGAAGGCGATCCTTGGGACAACGACATTCCAGATCGTTACCAACCCGGCCAAGTCATCAACGGCAAGGTCACCAAGATCACCAACTTCGGTGTCTTTGTTGGACTTGAAGATGGCCTGGAAGGCTTGCTGCACATCTCCGAATTGGCTGACCACAAGGTCGAAGATCCCGAAGAAGTCGTCAAGGTTGGCGATGAGATCGAGGTTAAGATCCTGCGTGTCGACACCGATGAACGCAAGATCGGCTTGAGCCGTAAACGCGTCGAATGGGCTGAGGACCAAGAGGAAGCAGCCGCTGAAGAAGAACGCCAAAAGGTCTCCGAGCACCAAGAGCTCAAGGGTGGCCTCGGCGATGGCGGTCCTTTGATCCCAACCGAATAGTCTCTGTTGCAAGCGTCGTCATCGAGTATGACAACGCAGCGACATGAAGCATTCAAACGAAACACCCAGCCGATTCGGCTGGGTGTTTTTTTATGGAGTCGCCTCGAATCGCTGCGTCGATTTTCAGGGCATGCGGCAGCGCGGCGAAAAGGTTGGGGGGGCGATTGCCTGCGCAGCAGGGGGCAGACGCGGCCGCGATTGAAAACTCGGGATGATGCCGCGGCCACCGGGCCGCAGGTCAACCGAAGTGATCGATGACCGTGACGCCCGTTCCGCGATGCTGATCCATGGAGGTCAGTGCTCCTGGCGCATCGGCTAAGTCGATTGTTTGGGCGACAAGTTTTTCAGGTTGCAGTTTGCCGGCTCGGATCATCGCCAGCATTGCCGGGTAGCGATGAGCCTGCATGCCGTGGCTGCCGAGGATTGCCAGTTCGCCAGCGATCACTTTGTCCATCGGAATCGATGGATGTTTGTGGCTGGCCAACATCAACCCAACCTGGACATGTTTGCCACGCTTTCGCAAGCTTGCGATCGAGTTAAAACAGGTCGTTGGGCTTCCCAATGCGTCGATCGATAGATGAGCCCCGCCGCCGGTGAGCGTGTGAACCTGTGCCGCGACATCGTCGACGGTGGTGGCGTCGATCGTTTCGACAGCTCCCATCGTTCGGGCAAAGTCGAGCTTTTGATCGTTGATATCGATCGCGATAACGTTCGCTCCCAACGCGCTGGCGATCATGATCGCCGATAGCCCGACGCCACCGGATCCATGAACGGCGACCCATTGCCCGGCACTCACCCTGCCTTGATCGACGATGGCGCGGAATGCCGTGGCGAACCGGCACCCCAGGCTTGCCGCGGTCACGAAATCGATCTCTTCGGGCAGGCCGACCAAGTTGGCATCGGCGTAGTCGATCGCCACGTACTTTGCAAAGCTACCCCAGTGCGTGAACCCCGGCTGAAACTGTCGGTCGCAAACCTGTTGGTGTCCCGCGGCGCACTCGGTGCACGTGCCGCAGCCGCAGACAAAAGGGAGCGTCACGCGTTGGCCTATCTTCCAAGCGGTGACCTGTTTGCCGACCGCTTCGATCACACCCGCAAGTTCGTGTCCGGGGACATGCGGCAAGCGGATGTCGGGATCGTGTCCCATCCAGCCATGCCAATCGCTGCGGCAAAGTCCGGTCGCTTCGACTCGAATCACAACACCCCGGTTGGTCGGCGCCGGGTCGGGGACGGACTCGATCGTCACGGGGCCCGCAAACTCGCGGTATATCGCTGCCTTCATTGCTTGGTCTCGCCTTTGGGTTCCATGGATAGAGGGGTTGCTTCGTATCTCGCGCCAACGGACATCGTACGATAGCCGGCGAAGCAACGCATCGCGACTTGTCGCGTATCGATTGGAATCGCGAGGTCGGTCGAGTGGCACGAACGGCTTTCCAAAATCGAACGCTCGACAGCTACTGCCCTCGACCGATCCGATTCAGAAAGTCGTTTCGAGCGATATCGACGGGCGTTTTGATGGGGGGCGGTTAGATCAGTTGCTGTGTGGAGAAGAGCTGCGAAGCAACTCGTCGATCCGGCTTTGCAGGTCTGCCGATTTGGAGATCAGTTCTGGGTAACGTTCCGCGAGTGTCTGGAGATTTGATTTGAGTGCGCTCGATGTCGCTTCACGCCGGTCGATATCGCTGCGTCGAAAATTGGCAAAGGCTTCGTTTAAACGGAGAACGTCATCGTGTGGCGCTCCTGAAAACTGAAGATTCGAAACGATCTCGGCAACCATAAACGCAAGCTTCATGTGCCCGGTTGGGTCGCCTGGTAACGGCGTATCGTCGCAGATTCCCGACCACGCCGACGCAAGCGTGGCGTCCCCCTGCCCCGCTTCCTCTGGGGCGAGCAATTCAAAATCTAGTTCCGAATTGTACAACCCAAATTCACGCTGTTGCTCTTCCCACGCCTCGCGCGTCTCGAGCATCGAAAACGCAAATTCATTGTCCAGCTCTAAATGATGGCCATCGAGACACTCGAACCCGATCCCAAACATGCCGTCGGCCAGCATCTCACAAATCGGACAGTCGCATCCGATGGAGTGCTCTTCCACCTGGGGCGCTTCGATCCCTTCGATGGTGCTCCCTAAGCCTCGAGGAACACGTCGGCGACTGCACTGGATGATGAAACTTGGGGAGGGGCCTTCTTCGAAGGGACTGGAAAGCCAATCGTTTTTCGCAACTCGCAAAAAATTGGTCAGTTCCGTCGCTGCATCCGCTTCGTATTGACTCGTCCGGTTCCCTGCTTCCCCCGAGCACCATCGCCAGCCCGCGCCGATGACTTCGCGACAGAGGTCGAAATAGAGGCACATCTCTTCGCCCCCCATCGGTGCCGTCGCGTAGTCCGCCCAGTCGTCCGGCAGGGCGATCGTTGGACCGCCGTCTTGGACGCGTTGTTGTTGCCCCCAAGTCACTTGTTCAATCCACTGCCGCGCACCATGCAACAGTTCCCTCGGCATCCGTCCGCCCAGATCCGAACGCGGTGTCATCAACCAATCGCGATGAATGGCGACCGTCGATTGGTAGCGATCCGATGCGTTTTCGCCAGCGTTGGTTTGCAGCCAAACGTCGTTGGCGACCGTATCCAACACTCGGGATGCGATGTCCTGCAGGAAGGGGGCTCCATAAAGTACTTCGCGGTCGACATGCGGTTTGTTGATCGGCGTATCGCGAGGACGATCGATTGCATCGAGTGAAGCGGGTTCATGCATTTCCCACCAAGGCGGCAAATGAATGCTAAGTGGGCAATGTTGGTTGCCCGCTTCATCGGCGACCATGGCAAAGTCAGCGTCGCGAGTCACCGGCATGAACTCCCCGCCACTGAAAACGCGTTTGCTCGGAAAATCGATCACGACCCATGCTTCGGAATTCGCCAGCGTCTTCAGCGCATCACCGTAACCGATTTCACGAATCGATAGTTCTTCGATCGATTTGCAGACCACGGAGGTGGAATAGCGTGACCAGAGACTCGCTGCTTCCTTCCAATCGGATGGATCATCCGACACCAACGCGATCAACGTCAGGACGTTGTCGGGGGCTAAGTCGGTCGCAGCGAAACAACGTGACGCTTCGATCATAACCACTGTCGCTTGCGTCTCTTCTCGAATCATCGGCCACCTCCCTTGAAAAATAGGTATGCAGAGTCTATCTGTATCACGATAGGCGACCTCTAACAATCACTTTCTTGGAGGGGATGACGCTACCACGTTGGAGTCAATTTTCGTTCGAGTGACTCCTCTCGCCGCAGTGGTTTCCAATTGTGCTGGCAAGCGATGGTTGCCAGCGGTCGTTGTTGCCTGGAGCAGCGGTCCTTGTAGTCGAGTGTGAACGATATCGGTGCACTTGGGGCGGCGAACAGACAGCGGTTTCGGTTGCCGAACCGTCGCGGGTACGACTTCCGAGCCCGAGCCCGAGCTCCGAGCCGCCGCTTCTGAGAGTTGTCTGCATGAGGCCCGACGCTAAAAAATCCTCGCTCCGGGAATCGGTCTCGCGATTTATTGCGCGGATGTGATGGTGCTAACCCAGCGTCCATTCGACACGATGCAGGCGTTGGTCGTTTGCGGAACGAAGCGGACTATATTTCGTCGCGATGCTGCGTTGGGTCGAGTACTTCTTGCTTTCGTCGTTACGGAGTGGGCGATCGACATCAGCCGCTCATCCACTCGGACGACAGGTCTTGTCGATATTTCCCGCCGCCGTCATGCGAATCGATCGGCAGGACTACGATCGAGAATGGCGGACCTGTTCGACAACTTGAACCGCGTGATTCTCGGGTTGAATCCCGTGGCCGAAGCGGATGGCGTAGACCTGAGTGGCTTCGGCTCCCAGCAACACGATCATCGCGCTGTAGTAGACCCAGACAAGGATCACCGCCAGCGAAGCGGCAGCGGATCCTAGCTGCGCCCCAGGTTCGCTGTATCCGAAATAGATTTGCATGCCGAACCGGCCCACCAAAAACAGGGCTGTCGTAATCGCTGCCCCCACCATCACGTCGCGCCAGCGGACGTCGGCGTCGGGCATAAATCGAAAGATCGCCGCGAAGATGGTAAACACCACAGCAGCCTGAACGCCGTAGTTGACGGTGCGAGCCACGATGCCGCTGATCCCGATGACTTCTCCCAATTGTTGGCCTGCGGTGGAAAGAACCGACGAGACGACGAGGGAGACGAGCAGCAGAAATCCCAGTCCCAAGATCATCGCAAAGGAGAGCAGGCGTTTGCTGAGGATCGTCCGCAGCGTCGATGCATTGGGATCGGGTTTGACTTCCCACACGCGGTTCAACGCGTCTTGCAACGCTCCGACAACGCCGGTCGCTCCGACGATGATGCCCAAGAAACTGATCGCCGTCTTCCACCACGTGCCGCTCGATTCGCGGTTTTGCTGCAAAATCGTGGTTATCCCGTCGGCAGCCGCTGGATTTCCAAGCATGTCCGCCGCTTGGTCCTCCAGTACAGCTTCCGCTTTGGAGTGCGCCCTGTCGCTTTCGTAGGCGACCGATAATCCGTAGGTCAGCACCGATAAAAGCAGGTAAAGCAGCGGTGGCAGGGCAAAGGCTGTGTAGTAGGCTAATGCCGCGGCCAGCGTGTGGTGCAGCGGTCTTTGGAAAACTCCGAAAAGGTCTGTTTTAGGAAGTCCATGCGATTGCCGAGTTAGGAGTGCGATGCGTGCGTCTGCCGGGCAAAACCCGCAATCGACATTCTCGGCCGCGGATTCTTCAGACACTCGGCTCGCAAATCGCATACCGGCCCTGCCAGCAGCGATCGACGCCAAGGCGCTCGGCGATCGCGCTGTCCAATCATCCAACAGGTCGGTCGAAGAACGAACAGCGATCGGTAAAAGCGGAAGGGGCCAAACCGGCTCCGCTCATCCGCTGCGGCTAATCGCAGCTAGCGGTTGCGATCGTTGGGGGCATCAACACTTTTGTCGGCACTGGACGCTGACGCCGCGCGCGCTGCAGGCGCAGGTTTCGGAGTCGCGATGGCAAGTGGAATGTACGCGTAGCCATCGGACTGTAGATTCACAATCGCAGTCAGCGCAGAAACCGCGACGTCGATGAAGTCGACGACTTCGTCGGGGGCACCGCCTTGACCGCTTAATGCTTGACCACAGACGAAGAGTTCGACGCCAGCATCATGCAGTTGCCGCAAAAGTTTCAAGTTAGGATTGCTGGCCGTTTTGAACTTTGCTGTGTAAGCGTCTTCATTCAACACCGCCAGCGTTGCGCCACCGTGAAAGACGACTGCGATCTTGGCAGCGGCAGGTTTCGCTCCGGCACCGGCGTAGATATTCAAATACCTCGCAAGCTTCTCGACTCCCGCATTCAATTGCTCGGGATCGCCGCCACTTGTCAGATCGACAACCAGCTTTGTCCCGGCCCGAGGCTGCTGAACCGCCTTGGGCAAGGGGACGACTCCGCCATGATTCGCAATGACGGGATATACCAGCTGGCGAGACGAGCCCGCCTTCTCGTCGGCGTCCGCACGGTGCCGCATCCCTTTTCCATGTCCGAAACCAGCCCCTCGGCCACCACCAAACCCCAAACCGCGTCGTTCGCCAGGTTGGTTTTGCGCCGATGCGTGCGCGATCGCCAAGAGGCTAACAAACAGGATTGTTAACAATGAAATGCTTCGTTTCATAAGGTGGCTCCTTCGGGAGTGGTTGTGCGTAGGTGTTCAACCGCGTTAGGCGTTCGATATATCGAGTGCCACCGCACGGCAGGGAATCAGGGACGGAATGGCTAGCTTTCGTCGCGACGCGGTTTTCCCGCCGACGCGCGAATCACCGATTCACCCGAACGCGATGGCAAGCGTGGAAAGCTGAGTTCGGGAAATTCACCCTCCAACGCTTCCATGAATGCCGTCAGGTCGGCGACCTCCGATTCGCTTAGCTCGACGTCCAGCTGCGTAGCCGCCATCAATCGGCATGCTTCGGACAAGGAGCTCACGCGACCATTGTGAAAATAGGGAGCCGTAAGCGTGATGTTCCGCAGCGTCGGCGTCTTGTAGTGATGATCATCTGCGGGATCGCCCGACGCGTTGGAACGCCCAAGGTCGGCGATCAAGTCGTATTTTGTGACGTAATCCGATTCGGGAATTCGCGGAAAGTGAGCGAACTCCGCTTCCCCATCGGGCTGCCAGCCATTCAGCGCGGGCCCGGAATGACACTCGGTGCAACCGGTCGATTCGAACAACTGCATGCCGCGGATTTGAGCCGGACTCATCGCATCCTTGTCACCGGCGAGATAGCGGTCCAGGGGCGAATTGGGCGTGATCAGAACCCGTTCGAATGCAGCGATCGCGTCGACGGCGTTTTCGATCGTGACCTCGCTATCCTTGCCATAGACACTTTGGAATTCGCGGATGTATCCAGGGATGTCTTCGATGCGACGGATCACTTGGTCGTGAGCGAGCATGCCCATTTCGACGTCGGCGACCATTGGGCCTTTGGCTTGTTCTTCGAGCGTCGCGGCGCGACCGTCCCAAAACTGGGAGGCTTGAAAAGCAGAGTTCCAGACGGTCGGTGCGTTGCGTGGCCCCGTCAGTCCGTCGACGCCCATCGAGGTTGCCCGGCCATCGTCGCCACCTTCCATCACGTTGTGGCATGTATTGCACGAGACCGTTCCCGTGGATGACAAGCGAGGATCAAAGAAGAGCTTCTTTCCCAGTTCGATCTTCTCTTGGGTGTCTCCCGGCAAGGAAGCGGTCTTTGGCAGCGAAGCAAAATCCTGGGCGTGGATGTTGGTGATTCCCAGAATCAAGATCGCAAGTGCGAGTGGTTCGATGAGTGCTCTTGTCGTGAAGGTCATGGTTGGTAGATCCAGTGGAATGCGAAAGTCTTCGCAGGTGGGAGGGATTGGGGAAGGGAGACGATCAGGCGCGGCCACGCAGCATACCGTGCCAGTAAAGTGCGGGGAGACCGAACTTCTTCAAAAGGAACATGCTGAAGCGTTCCTTCGCCTGTACAAACGGAAAGGTTTCCGCCGGTTGCCCGCTGTAATCGAATTCGGCTAAGACCAAGCTGTCGTAACCTGTCACCACGGGGCAGGATGTGTAACCATCATAGCTTGCAGTCAGCGGCTCTTGTTTGATCAGGGAGAGTAAATTGCTGACCAACACAGGAGCTTGTTTGCGCACCGCTGCGCCGGTTTTGGAAGTCGGCAAACTCGAAGCATCTCCGATCCCGAAGACGTTGCGAAACCGCGTATGTTGCAGCGTGTGTTTGTCGACATCGACCCAGCCTGCTTCGTCAGCCAATTCACTGTTGGCGACAAAATCGGGGGCACTCATCGGGGGCGTGACGTGAATCATGTCATATTCGATGACCATCTCTTCGTCGGTGTCCATGTGCCGATAGACTGCTTCTTTGGATTCAGATCGGATCTCGACAAGGTTATGGCGAAACCGAGGTTCAACGCCTTTTCGCGCCGCTACTTTTTCGAGCACCTCGCGATACTGATCCACCGCAAACAGGCGAGGCCCCGCAGTGGTGAAGATGACTTCGATGTCGTCGCGAACCCCATTGCGCCGGAAATAATCCTCCGCCAAATAGCATATCTTCTGTGGCGCCCCACCGCACTTGACCGCACCGGCAGGCTGCGTGAACAACGCCACGCCCTGTTTCATGTTGCGAATCGATTCCCAAGTGCTGGCCACCGTGTCGATCGAATAGTTGCTGCACACACCCTCCTTGCCGACAGCCTGTTTCAAGCCTTTGACCTTGTCCCAATTGAGCTGAATGCCGGGGGCAACGATCAAGTAGTCGTAGCTGATCGTTTCGCCATCGCGAGTCGCCAGCTGATTGGATTGCGGCGTGAACGAATCGACAAAGCTCTTGATCCAGGTAACACCGTAAGGGATCAGATCGGCCTCGTCGCGTCCCGATTCCTCGGGCTTAAACATGCCCCCGCCGACCAAAGTCCACAGCGGCTGGTAATAATGCTTCTGTGACGGCTCGATAACCGCGATGTCAAGCGACGGATTGGCGTTTCGCAGTCGCGCGGCAACCGTGATTCCAGCCGTTCCGCCACCGACGATAACGATTTGATGATGACTCATAAAACTTGGCCTCAATGGTTAGAAGGAGTGGGAGGACATCGATCGCTTGCCGGTTGCTGGTCCAGCACACCGCCAAAGCATTTCGCGAATTGCAATCCAAACGAAAGTGCACGTTGCGTGTTGGGATCGCGAATCGCCCCCAACAGCCCCAAGAAGCCAACGCGTTTCGGGACCGGATGCTCACACGTACCGCGATGACAACTCGAAAGTGCGGATCCAGCCATCCCCACCGTCGAAACCGAGTGCTCGCTAAGAACATCGGACCTCAGCAAATAACCGATCCGATCGAGTTCCTCTTTGCGGATCTGCCCACCCAAGTACAACGCAGCGTGCAGGCCTTGTCGGACACTTTGTTCCAAGTCGATGCCTTCGGCTTTCACCTGCGTTGCCCATTCGTCGAAGACATCGACCGCGGTTGCGATCAGGTTCGGCATTTCATCCAACAACGCACTCCCTTCGGCGAGCTTCGGCAAGCGAGCCACCAGTCGCTCGAGCGCCTCCAGATTCGCCGGCTCAGTAATCTGAAGCATCAGTTGCATCAACCGCGTTCCACGCTGTTCGATGTCGATCCCCGCCTGCGACGCATTGCGACTGACCGCATCGAAAACGTCCACCGCGATCGCCAGCAAATTCGGCAACTCGCCCGCGGCGGTTAGCGCCTGATCGAGCGTCTCGGCATGATCTAGCAAACGATGCAGGACTTCCGCCGTATGCTGATCGTTCAACCGATCGGCTAAAGAAGGTCTTTGAACTGTCGTTTCCATGAATGGTCTTTCCGTTAGGTCCCCAAGCGTAAGTAGTCGACGAGGATCGACGACAAT
Above is a genomic segment from Rosistilla ulvae containing:
- a CDS encoding 30S ribosomal protein S1 encodes the protein MVNRNLIRSLEDDTLANELLGLAPDEELEDMLLEAFEVEQQDFDVNKIVIGRIVELNDEWALVDVGFKSEGTVPLNEWGPDEDPPVVGGSVQVLIEEMEDELGGADDPYGMISLSKRKAEKIVQWEKMMESVAEDQVVTGTVIRKIKGGLLVDIGVNVFLPGSQVDIRRPGDIGDFIGRVIQAEVLKIDDTRRNIVISRRSLIEKQREEDRAYLMQELEVGQIRKGIVKNIADFGAFVDLGGIDGLLHITDMSWERIQHPSEMVAIDQEIDVKVLHIDREKQKIALGLKQKERNPWESIGERYEVGSTHTGEVVNVMSYGAFVKLEAGIEGLVHISEMSWTKRVNHPSELVSIGDQVEVKILGVDVEGQQLSLGMKQTQDNPWDVVMDKYPEGADVTGKIRNLTNYGAFVELEEGIDGLLHVSDMSWTRKISHPSEVLEKGQEINCKVLSVDQSRRRIALGLKQMEGDPWDNDIPDRYQPGQVINGKVTKITNFGVFVGLEDGLEGLLHISELADHKVEDPEEVVKVGDEIEVKILRVDTDERKIGLSRKRVEWAEDQEEAAAEEERQKVSEHQELKGGLGDGGPLIPTE
- a CDS encoding zinc-dependent alcohol dehydrogenase family protein, which encodes MKAAIYREFAGPVTIESVPDPAPTNRGVVIRVEATGLCRSDWHGWMGHDPDIRLPHVPGHELAGVIEAVGKQVTAWKIGQRVTLPFVCGCGTCTECAAGHQQVCDRQFQPGFTHWGSFAKYVAIDYADANLVGLPEEIDFVTAASLGCRFATAFRAIVDQGRVSAGQWVAVHGSGGVGLSAIMIASALGANVIAIDINDQKLDFARTMGAVETIDATTVDDVAAQVHTLTGGGAHLSIDALGSPTTCFNSIASLRKRGKHVQVGLMLASHKHPSIPMDKVIAGELAILGSHGMQAHRYPAMLAMIRAGKLQPEKLVAQTIDLADAPGALTSMDQHRGTGVTVIDHFG
- a CDS encoding YihY/virulence factor BrkB family protein, coding for MSEESAAENVDCGFCPADARIALLTRQSHGLPKTDLFGVFQRPLHHTLAAALAYYTAFALPPLLYLLLSVLTYGLSVAYESDRAHSKAEAVLEDQAADMLGNPAAADGITTILQQNRESSGTWWKTAISFLGIIVGATGVVGALQDALNRVWEVKPDPNASTLRTILSKRLLSFAMILGLGFLLLVSLVVSSVLSTAGQQLGEVIGISGIVARTVNYGVQAAVVFTIFAAIFRFMPDADVRWRDVMVGAAITTALFLVGRFGMQIYFGYSEPGAQLGSAAASLAVILVWVYYSAMIVLLGAEATQVYAIRFGHGIQPENHAVQVVEQVRHSRS
- a CDS encoding DsrE family protein, yielding MKRSISLLTILFVSLLAIAHASAQNQPGERRGLGFGGGRGAGFGHGKGMRHRADADEKAGSSRQLVYPVIANHGGVVPLPKAVQQPRAGTKLVVDLTSGGDPEQLNAGVEKLARYLNIYAGAGAKPAAAKIAVVFHGGATLAVLNEDAYTAKFKTASNPNLKLLRQLHDAGVELFVCGQALSGQGGAPDEVVDFIDVAVSALTAIVNLQSDGYAYIPLAIATPKPAPAARAASASSADKSVDAPNDRNR
- a CDS encoding cytochrome-c peroxidase, whose product is MTFTTRALIEPLALAILILGITNIHAQDFASLPKTASLPGDTQEKIELGKKLFFDPRLSSTGTVSCNTCHNVMEGGDDGRATSMGVDGLTGPRNAPTVWNSAFQASQFWDGRAATLEEQAKGPMVADVEMGMLAHDQVIRRIEDIPGYIREFQSVYGKDSEVTIENAVDAIAAFERVLITPNSPLDRYLAGDKDAMSPAQIRGMQLFESTGCTECHSGPALNGWQPDGEAEFAHFPRIPESDYVTKYDLIADLGRSNASGDPADDHHYKTPTLRNITLTAPYFHNGRVSSLSEACRLMAATQLDVELSESEVADLTAFMEALEGEFPELSFPRLPSRSGESVIRASAGKPRRDES
- a CDS encoding NAD(P)/FAD-dependent oxidoreductase — encoded protein: MSHHQIVIVGGGTAGITVAARLRNANPSLDIAVIEPSQKHYYQPLWTLVGGGMFKPEESGRDEADLIPYGVTWIKSFVDSFTPQSNQLATRDGETISYDYLIVAPGIQLNWDKVKGLKQAVGKEGVCSNYSIDTVASTWESIRNMKQGVALFTQPAGAVKCGGAPQKICYLAEDYFRRNGVRDDIEVIFTTAGPRLFAVDQYREVLEKVAARKGVEPRFRHNLVEIRSESKEAVYRHMDTDEEMVIEYDMIHVTPPMSAPDFVANSELADEAGWVDVDKHTLQHTRFRNVFGIGDASSLPTSKTGAAVRKQAPVLVSNLLSLIKQEPLTASYDGYTSCPVVTGYDSLVLAEFDYSGQPAETFPFVQAKERFSMFLLKKFGLPALYWHGMLRGRA
- a CDS encoding DUF1641 domain-containing protein, with protein sequence METTVQRPSLADRLNDQHTAEVLHRLLDHAETLDQALTAAGELPNLLAIAVDVFDAVSRNASQAGIDIEQRGTRLMQLMLQITEPANLEALERLVARLPKLAEGSALLDEMPNLIATAVDVFDEWATQVKAEGIDLEQSVRQGLHAALYLGGQIRKEELDRIGYLLRSDVLSEHSVSTVGMAGSALSSCHRGTCEHPVPKRVGFLGLLGAIRDPNTQRALSFGLQFAKCFGGVLDQQPASDRCPPTPSNH